The following proteins come from a genomic window of Corynebacterium falsenii:
- a CDS encoding FMN reductase — MKKLIVLNAGLSTPSTTRMLAEEITGAVEAQVSKRGDGLETTYLDLRDYATDLAAMMTTGIPSPALKDAHDRISAADGLVAATPVFTASYSGLFKMFMDTLDTDSLNGMPVLIAATAGTPRHALVLDFALRPLFTYLRATVMPTGIFAATQDFGAQTDLTRRINRAASELAGYLVQESGAVEGFGPDLGDSAHSAHSAHTTRTSGTTVDANVTDFSVLLQGHDGS; from the coding sequence ATGAAAAAACTCATCGTTCTCAACGCGGGGCTATCCACCCCGTCCACCACACGGATGCTCGCTGAGGAGATCACTGGTGCCGTCGAGGCCCAGGTGTCCAAGCGCGGCGACGGTCTCGAGACCACGTACCTGGATCTCCGGGACTACGCCACCGATCTCGCCGCGATGATGACCACCGGGATCCCCAGCCCAGCACTCAAGGATGCTCACGATAGGATCTCCGCCGCCGACGGGCTCGTGGCGGCAACCCCAGTCTTCACCGCTAGTTATTCGGGACTGTTCAAGATGTTCATGGACACCCTGGACACCGATTCGCTCAACGGTATGCCCGTCCTTATTGCCGCTACCGCGGGCACGCCCCGGCACGCCTTGGTCCTCGACTTCGCTCTGCGCCCGCTGTTTACGTATCTCCGGGCTACGGTCATGCCGACCGGGATCTTCGCCGCCACTCAAGACTTCGGAGCCCAGACTGACTTGACGCGCCGGATCAACCGGGCGGCGTCGGAACTCGCCGGATACCTTGTTCAGGAATCCGGTGCGGTGGAGGGTTTCGGCCCAGACCTCGGAGACAGCGCTCACAGTGCCCACAGCGCCCACACCACCCGCACCTCCGGCACAACCGTAGACGCGAACGTCACCGACTTCAGCGTGCTCCTCCAAGGCCACGACGGCTCCTAA
- a CDS encoding enoyl-CoA hydratase, translating to MGVDVFREGSVGVVVLNHPEKRNAIRAEVATAVTRGIHSLLDQQVRAILIRGEGPAFCAGADLSGGVYGDDFWPAMRDMLHAILDAPVPVIADVQGPAVGAGCQILLACELRVFGPDALVWVPLAQHGFALDFWTHERARELMGGAMARNVFLAGVKVDAQQAAAIGFATLIGDATTALDFATTVAAQAPLSMEHSKRVFNSPDLSQQPELEAQIPGIWASEDAAEARRARSEKRAPQFHGR from the coding sequence ATGGGAGTAGACGTTTTCCGAGAAGGTTCCGTGGGGGTCGTGGTGCTGAACCACCCGGAAAAGCGCAATGCTATCCGCGCGGAGGTCGCCACGGCCGTCACCCGCGGAATCCACAGTCTGCTGGATCAACAGGTGCGCGCCATTCTCATCCGCGGCGAGGGCCCAGCCTTCTGCGCCGGCGCGGACCTGTCCGGTGGCGTGTACGGCGACGACTTCTGGCCCGCCATGCGCGACATGCTCCACGCGATCCTGGACGCCCCCGTGCCGGTCATCGCGGACGTCCAAGGCCCGGCCGTCGGCGCCGGTTGTCAGATTCTTCTGGCGTGTGAACTGCGCGTCTTCGGCCCAGATGCCCTCGTGTGGGTTCCGTTGGCCCAGCACGGTTTCGCCCTCGATTTCTGGACCCACGAGCGCGCCCGCGAACTCATGGGCGGCGCCATGGCGCGCAACGTCTTCCTCGCCGGCGTCAAGGTGGACGCTCAGCAGGCCGCCGCGATCGGGTTCGCCACTCTTATCGGCGACGCCACAACGGCCCTCGACTTCGCCACCACCGTGGCAGCCCAGGCTCCGCTGTCCATGGAACATTCGAAGAGAGTCTTTAACAGCCCGGATTTGTCGCAACAGCCGGAGCTGGAAGCGCAGATCCCCGGCATCTGGGCCAGCGAGGACGCCGCCGAGGCCCGCCGCGCCCGCAGCGAGAAGCGCGCCCCGCAGTTCCACGGCCGCTGA
- a CDS encoding class I SAM-dependent methyltransferase, translating to MTYIHGHGHARANHATRTAADSAAFLLPHLTKDTRLLDVGCGPGTITRGLADRIVELGGSPGQVVGVDRTVDAPSSPSDPRFLRGDIYALPVSDATVDVVFVSQTLHHLPDPVAAIRECARVLRPGGLLAIREVDYGAMTWFPPNPGITRWRALFTVVADLQGMQPNAGRHLPTWMERAEWSDYDVSASMWSYGTPSERQRFADSWIARTQEDHYRRHAARAFGDQPDGAAVREAIDQITTGWAQWRDTPGALFLMPHVEILARKAQKAQKAQKAQKP from the coding sequence ATGACCTACATCCACGGCCACGGTCACGCCCGGGCCAACCACGCCACCCGCACCGCCGCAGATTCCGCAGCGTTCCTGTTGCCGCATCTCACGAAGGACACCCGCCTGCTCGACGTCGGCTGCGGCCCCGGCACCATCACCCGCGGCCTCGCTGATCGCATCGTGGAGCTTGGCGGCTCGCCCGGCCAGGTTGTCGGAGTTGATCGTACGGTCGACGCCCCCAGCTCCCCCTCCGACCCACGGTTTCTCCGTGGGGACATCTACGCTCTCCCCGTCTCGGATGCCACCGTGGACGTGGTGTTTGTGTCCCAAACGCTGCACCACCTGCCGGATCCCGTCGCCGCGATTCGCGAGTGCGCCCGCGTGCTGCGTCCCGGTGGCCTGCTCGCCATCCGCGAGGTGGATTACGGTGCCATGACGTGGTTCCCGCCGAACCCCGGCATCACCCGGTGGCGCGCACTGTTTACCGTGGTCGCCGACCTGCAGGGCATGCAGCCCAATGCCGGCCGTCACCTACCGACGTGGATGGAGCGGGCCGAGTGGTCGGATTACGACGTGTCGGCGTCGATGTGGAGCTACGGTACGCCGAGCGAACGCCAGCGATTCGCGGATTCCTGGATCGCCCGTACGCAGGAAGATCATTATCGACGCCACGCCGCGCGCGCCTTCGGTGACCAGCCCGATGGGGCGGCCGTGCGGGAGGCGATTGACCAGATCACCACGGGGTGGGCGCAGTGGCGGGACACTCCCGGCGCGCTGTTCCTCATGCCCCACGTGGAAATCCTCGCGCGGAAGGCCCAGAAGGCGCAAAAAGCACAGAAGGCACAAAAGCCGTAG
- a CDS encoding glutaminase, with product MKSMIIDYLSDVLEDYRPDDSGEQASYIPELAHADPDHLAVCLATIDGKVYAVGDTEVEFTIQSISKPFVYALALEDRGFDTILEQVSVEPSGEGFNELSLDDLGRPFNPMINAGAITTHSLVGGDDWTEGQRLQRIINGLSDFAGRRLQIDERVCGSELDHAHRNLAIAHMLRNYDVFTQNPPTVVEGYTRQCSLLVTARDLAIMAATLANKGINPLTGKQIVSARVVRQVLSVMTTCGMYNSAGDWVTQVGIPAKSGVAGGLLGALPGQVGLATFSPKLDNHGNSVRGVRIYERISRDMGLNLMEIPPTVQSVIRNTTVLNEGMGEDEVCVYALQGSLRFAGAEKIVREFSNQDIYEPKVALDLTDVHALDRVARRMILEVARRLIQDGKKVYLIDPDDVIPAPNADHHADPHLKLKTKIEVVRSRSELRKEES from the coding sequence ATGAAGTCCATGATCATCGACTACCTCTCCGACGTTCTAGAGGATTACCGCCCCGACGACTCCGGCGAGCAGGCCAGCTACATCCCCGAGCTAGCCCACGCCGACCCGGATCACCTCGCCGTCTGCCTCGCCACCATCGACGGCAAGGTCTACGCCGTCGGTGACACCGAGGTGGAGTTCACCATCCAGTCGATCTCCAAGCCCTTCGTCTACGCCCTCGCCCTGGAAGATCGCGGCTTCGATACCATCCTCGAGCAGGTCAGCGTGGAGCCCTCCGGCGAAGGCTTCAACGAGCTTTCCCTCGATGACCTAGGCCGCCCCTTCAACCCGATGATCAACGCGGGCGCGATCACCACCCACTCCCTCGTCGGCGGCGATGACTGGACCGAGGGCCAGCGCCTCCAGCGCATCATCAACGGCCTCTCCGACTTCGCGGGCCGCCGCCTCCAGATCGACGAGCGCGTCTGCGGCTCCGAGCTCGACCATGCCCACCGCAACCTCGCCATCGCGCACATGCTGCGCAACTACGACGTCTTCACGCAGAACCCACCTACCGTCGTGGAGGGCTACACCCGCCAGTGTTCGCTGCTCGTCACCGCCCGCGACCTCGCGATCATGGCCGCCACCCTCGCCAACAAGGGCATCAACCCCCTCACGGGCAAGCAGATCGTCTCCGCCCGCGTGGTCCGCCAGGTCTTGAGCGTGATGACCACCTGTGGCATGTACAACTCCGCCGGCGACTGGGTCACCCAAGTCGGCATCCCCGCCAAAAGCGGCGTGGCCGGCGGCCTCCTCGGCGCGCTCCCCGGCCAAGTCGGCCTCGCCACGTTCTCCCCGAAGCTGGATAACCACGGCAACAGCGTGCGCGGCGTACGCATCTACGAGCGCATCTCCCGCGACATGGGGCTCAACCTCATGGAAATCCCGCCCACCGTCCAGTCGGTCATCCGCAACACCACGGTGCTCAACGAGGGCATGGGCGAGGACGAGGTCTGCGTCTACGCCCTCCAGGGCAGCCTGCGCTTCGCCGGTGCGGAAAAGATCGTCCGCGAGTTCAGCAATCAGGACATTTACGAGCCAAAGGTCGCCCTTGACCTCACCGACGTCCACGCTCTCGACCGGGTTGCCCGCCGCATGATCCTCGAGGTCGCCCGTCGCCTCATCCAGGACGGGAAAAAGGTCTACCTCATCGACCCGGACGACGTAATCCCCGCACCCAACGCCGACCACCACGCTGATCCCCACCTGAAGCTCAAGACCAAGATCGAAGTGGTACGCAGCCGCTCCGAGCTGCGCAAGGAAGAATCATGA
- a CDS encoding cation:proton antiporter, with product MPLTSPFSDPLLFAAGTTDNTHTIVSLTAIMAAALLSPLLSYMTGKRIPAVVLMLILGVVIGPDVLDFADMEGDIQILRELGLGMLFLLAGFELDVKTLAEKQGRNAIATWVICLLTAFAVGAVVLNVTTMTAAVLAIAVTSTALGTLMPILKSTEELPERIKNGVMVHGAVGELLPIMTIAILLSARSTGLTLIVIILFFSIALLVAFVPRTVAKIVPWVGRAFIDGASATNQTVVRLVILLLLVLMSVAAVFQLDVVLGAFAAGIILRALVADDSRPRVEKRLDVVGYGLLIPIFFICSGMTISVNDVAEEPWMVLVVVGVILVARGLPVFLHEMIRDTGSGIKDTREKLQLGLYSATGLPIIVAVTDVATTAGILQQQTASILVAGGAATVLIFPLLAAALQPKETRHL from the coding sequence ATGCCGCTGACGTCGCCGTTTTCTGATCCCCTTCTGTTTGCTGCCGGAACCACCGACAACACGCACACAATTGTCTCGCTCACCGCGATTATGGCGGCAGCTCTCCTCTCACCGTTGCTGTCCTACATGACGGGCAAGCGCATCCCCGCCGTGGTGCTCATGCTCATTCTGGGGGTTGTCATCGGCCCGGACGTGCTGGACTTTGCGGACATGGAAGGCGACATTCAGATCCTCCGCGAGCTGGGGCTGGGAATGTTGTTCCTGCTGGCGGGCTTTGAGCTCGACGTCAAAACGTTGGCGGAAAAGCAGGGCCGCAACGCCATTGCCACGTGGGTGATCTGCCTGCTCACCGCGTTTGCGGTTGGTGCCGTGGTTCTCAACGTGACAACCATGACGGCGGCAGTGCTCGCGATTGCCGTGACCTCCACCGCGCTGGGCACGCTGATGCCGATCCTCAAATCGACCGAAGAACTGCCCGAGCGCATCAAGAACGGCGTAATGGTTCACGGTGCGGTGGGCGAGCTGTTGCCGATCATGACCATCGCCATCCTGCTGTCCGCCCGGTCGACCGGTCTGACGCTGATCGTCATCATCCTGTTCTTCTCCATTGCGTTGCTGGTCGCCTTCGTTCCGCGAACCGTGGCGAAGATCGTACCGTGGGTCGGCCGCGCGTTCATTGACGGTGCCTCGGCGACGAACCAGACGGTGGTGCGGCTCGTGATCCTCCTGCTGCTGGTGCTTATGTCCGTGGCCGCGGTCTTCCAGCTGGATGTTGTTTTGGGTGCGTTCGCGGCCGGCATTATCCTGCGGGCTCTGGTGGCAGACGATTCGCGCCCGCGGGTGGAAAAGCGCCTGGACGTGGTGGGCTACGGCCTTCTCATCCCGATCTTCTTCATCTGCTCCGGCATGACGATCAGCGTGAACGACGTGGCCGAAGAACCGTGGATGGTGTTGGTCGTGGTCGGCGTGATTCTCGTGGCTCGTGGCCTGCCGGTCTTCCTCCACGAGATGATCCGAGACACTGGTTCGGGCATCAAGGACACCCGGGAGAAGCTCCAGCTCGGCCTGTATTCGGCCACGGGCTTGCCGATCATCGTGGCCGTCACGGATGTGGCGACGACGGCAGGAATCTTGCAGCAGCAGACCGCGTCCATCCTGGTAGCGGGTGGTGCAGCAACGGTGCTCATCTTCCCCTTGCTGGCGGCTGCGCTTCAGCCGAAGGAGACGAGGCACCTGTAG
- a CDS encoding solute symporter family protein — MTTFTLAAESSAGNPILNISVFVAFIAITMYVVTRVSRKPQKSATDFYTGGASFSGRQNGLAIAGDYLSAASFLGIVGAIALNGYDGFLYSIGFFVAWLIALLLVAEPLRNTGKFTMADVLSFRLRQRPVRVAAAFATLFVSLFYLVAQMAGAGALVSVLLNIHGKAGQALVVAVVGLVMIAYVLIGGMKGTTYVQMIKAVLLCGGVIIMTVIIFWMVKGNFSDLLQQAVDAHGGNRAILDPGMKYGKTETSKLDFIALGLSLALGVAGLPHVLMRFYTVPTAREARKSVTWAIVLIGGFYLLTLFLGFGAAAFVGPERIKGAPGGANSAAPLLALELAGPIFMALISAVAFATVLAVVAGLAITASASLAHDLYNSVIRNGQATEEEQVRVSRITVVVIGVASILLGIGAMNQNVAFLVSLAFCIAASANVPTILYSLYWKRFNTTGAVASLWTGLLSALILIILSPAMSGSETSVLPNVDFAIFPLSNPALVSIPLGFLAGIVGTLVGKPDNLDDLQAEMEVRSLTGVGVEAPVDH; from the coding sequence ATGACAACGTTTACTCTCGCGGCGGAAAGCTCTGCCGGAAACCCCATCCTTAACATCTCCGTGTTCGTGGCCTTCATTGCGATCACCATGTACGTGGTGACGCGCGTGAGCCGCAAGCCACAGAAGTCCGCCACCGACTTCTACACCGGCGGCGCATCGTTCTCTGGCCGCCAGAACGGCCTGGCTATCGCCGGTGACTACCTCTCCGCGGCATCCTTCCTGGGCATCGTGGGCGCCATCGCCCTCAACGGTTACGATGGCTTCCTTTACTCCATCGGCTTCTTCGTGGCCTGGCTGATCGCCCTACTGCTCGTGGCTGAGCCACTGCGTAACACTGGTAAGTTCACCATGGCCGACGTGCTGAGCTTCCGCCTGCGCCAGCGCCCCGTGCGCGTGGCTGCCGCCTTCGCCACCCTGTTCGTGTCCCTGTTTTACCTGGTCGCCCAAATGGCTGGCGCCGGCGCGCTGGTCTCCGTGCTGCTGAACATCCACGGCAAGGCCGGCCAGGCGTTGGTTGTGGCCGTGGTTGGCTTGGTCATGATCGCCTACGTGCTCATCGGCGGCATGAAGGGCACCACCTACGTGCAGATGATCAAGGCCGTGCTGCTGTGCGGTGGCGTGATCATCATGACGGTCATCATTTTCTGGATGGTCAAGGGCAACTTCTCCGACCTGCTGCAGCAGGCTGTGGACGCCCACGGCGGAAACCGTGCCATCCTCGACCCCGGCATGAAGTACGGCAAGACGGAAACCTCGAAGTTGGACTTCATCGCCCTCGGCCTGTCGCTGGCCCTCGGCGTGGCTGGCCTGCCCCACGTGCTCATGCGCTTCTACACGGTTCCGACCGCCCGCGAGGCCCGCAAGTCCGTGACCTGGGCCATCGTCCTCATCGGTGGCTTCTACCTGCTGACCCTGTTCCTGGGCTTCGGCGCCGCCGCCTTCGTTGGCCCGGAGCGCATCAAGGGTGCTCCCGGCGGAGCCAACTCGGCCGCTCCCCTGCTTGCACTGGAGCTGGCCGGCCCGATCTTCATGGCCCTGATTTCCGCTGTGGCGTTCGCCACCGTGCTTGCCGTGGTGGCAGGTCTGGCGATCACCGCTTCGGCGTCGCTCGCCCACGACCTCTACAACTCGGTGATCCGCAACGGTCAGGCCACCGAGGAGGAGCAGGTGCGTGTCTCCCGCATCACGGTGGTCGTGATCGGCGTGGCATCCATCCTGCTGGGTATCGGCGCGATGAACCAGAACGTCGCCTTCCTCGTGTCCCTGGCGTTCTGTATCGCAGCATCCGCGAACGTGCCGACCATCCTGTACTCCCTGTACTGGAAGCGGTTCAACACCACCGGCGCAGTGGCCTCCCTGTGGACGGGCCTTCTCTCCGCCCTGATCCTCATCATCCTGTCCCCGGCCATGTCCGGTTCCGAGACCTCGGTGCTGCCGAATGTAGACTTCGCGATCTTCCCGCTGTCCAACCCGGCGCTCGTGTCCATCCCGCTCGGATTCCTGGCCGGTATCGTGGGCACCCTCGTGGGCAAGCCCGACAACCTAGACGATCTCCAGGCAGAAATGGAAGTCCGCTCGCTCACCGGTGTGGGTGTGGAGGCTCCGGTCGACCACTAA